The following coding sequences lie in one Paenibacillus durus ATCC 35681 genomic window:
- a CDS encoding SDR family oxidoreductase has protein sequence MEKKLAGKVALVTGASRGIGRKIAEELAEQGAKVVVNYASSPAKAEEVVAGIKQSGGEAVAIQADISKVAEVESLFKKTLDAYGQLDILVNNAGIIITKPLANITEEDFDKQFAINVKGTFFAIQQAALHMKENGRIINFSTSVIGHMLPTYSTYAGTKGAVEQFTRQLAKELGPKGITINAVSPGPVNTELFTVGKTEEQIKAVGSANSLGRLAEPEDISKVVLFLASPESQWVTGQTVRVNGGFI, from the coding sequence ATGGAAAAGAAGCTTGCAGGCAAAGTCGCTTTGGTAACGGGCGCATCGCGAGGAATAGGCCGGAAAATTGCGGAGGAGCTGGCGGAGCAAGGGGCGAAGGTTGTCGTCAATTACGCAAGCAGTCCGGCAAAAGCGGAAGAAGTGGTGGCCGGAATCAAACAGAGCGGCGGAGAAGCGGTGGCGATACAGGCGGATATCAGCAAGGTGGCGGAAGTCGAGAGCTTGTTCAAGAAGACGCTGGACGCTTACGGGCAGCTGGATATTCTCGTCAACAACGCCGGGATTATAATTACGAAGCCGCTTGCGAACATTACAGAGGAGGATTTCGACAAGCAGTTCGCGATTAATGTCAAAGGGACGTTTTTTGCCATCCAGCAGGCGGCGCTGCATATGAAGGAGAACGGGCGCATCATCAACTTCTCCACATCGGTGATTGGCCATATGCTCCCGACTTATAGCACCTATGCCGGAACGAAAGGAGCCGTGGAGCAGTTTACCCGTCAGTTAGCAAAAGAGCTTGGACCGAAAGGGATTACCATTAACGCGGTTTCGCCCGGTCCGGTCAACACGGAGTTGTTTACTGTAGGCAAAACGGAGGAGCAGATCAAGGCGGTGGGCAGTGCCAATTCATTAGGACGGTTGGCTGAGCCGGAGGACATTTCGAAGGTTGTGCTGTTCCTGGCCAGCCCGGAATCGCAGTGGGTGACGGGACAGACCGTTCGTGTTAATGGCGGATTTATTTAA